One Poecilia reticulata strain Guanapo linkage group LG4, Guppy_female_1.0+MT, whole genome shotgun sequence genomic window carries:
- the mindy4 gene encoding protein FAM188B isoform X2, with protein MINETKADEITPAICPSKHSELSPEVKEICSIPVTDLSMISKKDGPTSLNPNDFLIDNTDFQEGQKPMPSKQENYTQKEKESKCLIAGVTSKNKTSRFRRGMVTGPVAQESNRKRQSRRAEVSQPLFIRGEESRESQDGPELTVQNTSSWEERNLESVDSKEENQEEKGFRSKGQRTVNTIKVKTKPDAHELNIAEMVLDDIDDSGGLPEVPLHRAVSKFTFPGRPMDHRYATELKTILLGSGLSCFSTEWKNQGFTFSGTPDLGYGIVQRKGGPCGVLASIQAFFLKKLLFENVDGGDAILQRLRPSSSTRRRCLVLALVEVLWRAGEEKQAVVAINSGRSHFTAFGHHRSEGLFEKMTCFSVDNIKDLQVILEQHIEQYEMGTFGCILLVISAVLSRSIEKVREDMDLHTTPLIGAHGYCTQELVNLLLCGRAVSNVFDNDVELDSGNDNMTLLKGIKDRCQVGLLSLFEHYNICKVGAYLKSPSYPIWVVCSESHFSVLFGLQRELLTNQDEDLEFDLYYYDGLANQQEEIRLTVSVGKLAQKHQEFDTDLIPPLELCIRTRWKDASVNWNETEPIL; from the exons ATGATAAACgaaacaaaagcagatgaaATTACACCAGCGATTTGTCCTAGCAAACACAGTGAACTGAG tcctGAAGTGAAAGAAATATGCAGCATTCCGGTGACAGATTTATCAATGATTTCTAAAAAGGATGGACCCACCTCCTTGAATCCAAACGATTTCTTAATTGACAACACAGATTTCCAAGAAGGCCAGAAACCAATGCCTTCTAAACAGGAGAACTACAcccaaaaagagaaagaaagtaaatgtttaattgcTGGGGTCACCTCGAAAAACAAAACTAGCCGCTTCAGGCGAGGCATGGTGACCGGACCAGTAGCTCAG GAATCTAACAGAAAAAGGCAGAGTCGGAGGGCAGAAGTTTCTCAACCATTGTTCATCAGGGGTGAGGAAAGCAGGGAGTCTCAGGATGGACCTGAGTTGACTGTCCAAAACACATCCAGCTGGGAAGAACGAAATCTAGAGTCCGTTGATTCAAAGGAGGAAAACCAGGAAGAAAAGGGCTTCAGAAGTAAAGGACAAAGAAcagtaaacacaataaa AGTAAAGACGAAACCAGATGCCCATGAGCTGAACATAGCTGAGATGGTTCTAG atgacaTTGATGACTCTGGTGGTCTGCCAGAAGTGCCTCTTCATAGAGCCGTTTCAAAGTTTACATTTCCAGGCCGTCCCATGGACCATCGCTACGCCACG GAATTGAAAACAATTCTTCTGGGTTCCGGCTTAAGTTGTTTTAGCACTGAGTGGAAGAACCAGGGTTTTACTTTTTCTGGCACACCTGACCTCGGATACGGGATTGTGCAGAGAAAG ggtggTCCTTGTGGAGTCCTGGCATCAATTCAagctttttttctgaagaagCTTCTGTTTGAAAACGTTGATGGCGGAGACGCTATCCTGCA acgACTAAGACCTTCCAGCAGCACCAGAAGACGCTGTCTTGTTTTGGCTCTGGTTGAAGTTTTGTGGAGAGCCGGGGAGGAAAAACAAGCTGTAGTTGCAAT aAATTCAGGAAGAAGCCATTTCACTGCATTTGGACACCACAGATCTGAGGGATTGTTTGAAAAG ATGACGTGTTTCTCTGTGGATAACATCAAAGATCTGCAGGTCATTTTAGAGCAGCATATTGAGCAG TATGAAATGGGGACGTTCGGATGCATTCTGCTGGTCATCTCAGCTGTTCTTTCTCGATCCATTGAAAA AGTGAGAGAGGATATGGACCTGCATACAACCCCACTGATAGGAGCTCATGGCTACTGCACTCAG GAGTTGGTGAATCTGTTGCTCTGTGGCAGAGCGGTTTCTAACGTCTTTGACAACGATGTAGAGCTGGACTCAGGAAATGACAACATGACTTTGCTTAAGGGAATTAAGGACCGATGCCAAGTCGGCCTGCTGTCCTTGTTTGAACATTATAATATCTGTAAG GTGGGGGCTTACCTGAAGTCTCCTTCTTACCCCATCTGGGTGGTGTGCAGTGAAAGTCACTTCAGTGTGCTGTTTGGCCTGCAGAGGGAGCTGTTGACCAATCAAGATGAAGACCTGGARTTTGATCTGTATTATTATGATGGATTGGCCAATCAGCAGGAGGAAATCCGCCTCACTGTTT CTGTCGGCAAATTGGCACAGAAACACCAGGAATTTGACACTGATCTCATTCCTCCACTTGAGCTCTGCATCAGGACACG gTGGAAAGATGCATCAGTCAACTGGAATGAGACCGAACCAATTCTCTGA
- the mindy4 gene encoding protein FAM188B isoform X1, translating to MVPSVEEISSSLVREYLSRKGLKRTIACMDEEHPRTPASINNRSLLKQMLNMEDLYRQNKVQKSPVKTLLEIIVKHHIERLHHENIPTGDSQHVVENSGSTSDYPAGSPSMINETKADEITPAICPSKHSELSPEVKEICSIPVTDLSMISKKDGPTSLNPNDFLIDNTDFQEGQKPMPSKQENYTQKEKESKCLIAGVTSKNKTSRFRRGMVTGPVAQESNRKRQSRRAEVSQPLFIRGEESRESQDGPELTVQNTSSWEERNLESVDSKEENQEEKGFRSKGQRTVNTIKVKTKPDAHELNIAEMVLDDIDDSGGLPEVPLHRAVSKFTFPGRPMDHRYATELKTILLGSGLSCFSTEWKNQGFTFSGTPDLGYGIVQRKGGPCGVLASIQAFFLKKLLFENVDGGDAILQRLRPSSSTRRRCLVLALVEVLWRAGEEKQAVVAINSGRSHFTAFGHHRSEGLFEKMTCFSVDNIKDLQVILEQHIEQYEMGTFGCILLVISAVLSRSIEKVREDMDLHTTPLIGAHGYCTQELVNLLLCGRAVSNVFDNDVELDSGNDNMTLLKGIKDRCQVGLLSLFEHYNICKVGAYLKSPSYPIWVVCSESHFSVLFGLQRELLTNQDEDLEFDLYYYDGLANQQEEIRLTVSVGKLAQKHQEFDTDLIPPLELCIRTRWKDASVNWNETEPIL from the exons ATGGTCCCTTCGGTGGAAGAGATTTCTTCGTCTTTAGTGCGGGAATATCTGAGCAGGAAG GGCCTGAAAAGGACCATCGCTTGTATGGATGAGGAACATCCACGCACGCCGGCCAGTATCAATAACCGATCACTGCTGAAGCAGATGCTTAACATGGAAGATCTCTACAGACAAAATAAG GTTCAGAAATCGCCTGTGAAAACATTGTTGGAAATCATCGTGAAGCATCACATTGAACGGTTACACCATGAAAATATCCCCACAGGAGACTCTCAACATGTGGTCGAAAATTCAGGCTCAACATCTGATTACCCTGCAGGATCGCCATCAATGATAAACgaaacaaaagcagatgaaATTACACCAGCGATTTGTCCTAGCAAACACAGTGAACTGAG tcctGAAGTGAAAGAAATATGCAGCATTCCGGTGACAGATTTATCAATGATTTCTAAAAAGGATGGACCCACCTCCTTGAATCCAAACGATTTCTTAATTGACAACACAGATTTCCAAGAAGGCCAGAAACCAATGCCTTCTAAACAGGAGAACTACAcccaaaaagagaaagaaagtaaatgtttaattgcTGGGGTCACCTCGAAAAACAAAACTAGCCGCTTCAGGCGAGGCATGGTGACCGGACCAGTAGCTCAG GAATCTAACAGAAAAAGGCAGAGTCGGAGGGCAGAAGTTTCTCAACCATTGTTCATCAGGGGTGAGGAAAGCAGGGAGTCTCAGGATGGACCTGAGTTGACTGTCCAAAACACATCCAGCTGGGAAGAACGAAATCTAGAGTCCGTTGATTCAAAGGAGGAAAACCAGGAAGAAAAGGGCTTCAGAAGTAAAGGACAAAGAAcagtaaacacaataaa AGTAAAGACGAAACCAGATGCCCATGAGCTGAACATAGCTGAGATGGTTCTAG atgacaTTGATGACTCTGGTGGTCTGCCAGAAGTGCCTCTTCATAGAGCCGTTTCAAAGTTTACATTTCCAGGCCGTCCCATGGACCATCGCTACGCCACG GAATTGAAAACAATTCTTCTGGGTTCCGGCTTAAGTTGTTTTAGCACTGAGTGGAAGAACCAGGGTTTTACTTTTTCTGGCACACCTGACCTCGGATACGGGATTGTGCAGAGAAAG ggtggTCCTTGTGGAGTCCTGGCATCAATTCAagctttttttctgaagaagCTTCTGTTTGAAAACGTTGATGGCGGAGACGCTATCCTGCA acgACTAAGACCTTCCAGCAGCACCAGAAGACGCTGTCTTGTTTTGGCTCTGGTTGAAGTTTTGTGGAGAGCCGGGGAGGAAAAACAAGCTGTAGTTGCAAT aAATTCAGGAAGAAGCCATTTCACTGCATTTGGACACCACAGATCTGAGGGATTGTTTGAAAAG ATGACGTGTTTCTCTGTGGATAACATCAAAGATCTGCAGGTCATTTTAGAGCAGCATATTGAGCAG TATGAAATGGGGACGTTCGGATGCATTCTGCTGGTCATCTCAGCTGTTCTTTCTCGATCCATTGAAAA AGTGAGAGAGGATATGGACCTGCATACAACCCCACTGATAGGAGCTCATGGCTACTGCACTCAG GAGTTGGTGAATCTGTTGCTCTGTGGCAGAGCGGTTTCTAACGTCTTTGACAACGATGTAGAGCTGGACTCAGGAAATGACAACATGACTTTGCTTAAGGGAATTAAGGACCGATGCCAAGTCGGCCTGCTGTCCTTGTTTGAACATTATAATATCTGTAAG GTGGGGGCTTACCTGAAGTCTCCTTCTTACCCCATCTGGGTGGTGTGCAGTGAAAGTCACTTCAGTGTGCTGTTTGGCCTGCAGAGGGAGCTGTTGACCAATCAAGATGAAGACCTGGARTTTGATCTGTATTATTATGATGGATTGGCCAATCAGCAGGAGGAAATCCGCCTCACTGTTT CTGTCGGCAAATTGGCACAGAAACACCAGGAATTTGACACTGATCTCATTCCTCCACTTGAGCTCTGCATCAGGACACG gTGGAAAGATGCATCAGTCAACTGGAATGAGACCGAACCAATTCTCTGA